In the genome of Eggerthella sp. YY7918, one region contains:
- a CDS encoding fibronectin type III domain-containing protein, whose product MSQSRMSPPLRHSGSFLAAFLIALACACACAAALVAFAPAKALAYDSSTATAHDARAVSEGSALTRVIVTPSLVTVTDPNLQPILTVTTNVLPADEIVTYQWQYYSEPDLSLPSEWTPHDDGNGKTFTLPAFPEYDDSRYRCVVTATRNGDTKTIISAEVLVTLAPTAPHDLYADGIEESKATLHWTQDTPPPPVMGDNTAYEVEWRLQGGSTWEKANSVKDEAGAYDARFSGTSFSLSNLNVSTIYEWRVRAMSSDGSVASDWSDISLFVTSAQSGLKKAVVTPILLRYDTEAGGDATFTVQTDAPSSETSSHPLTYQWQWKPQGEENWRGVAGDSNFAANDAVLTVYESFASTKVAHGSSYRCIVSTDNGEATSSTAELMHCMAEPVDLDTSITSANAATLSWTDTNDYDGTYTLQYRKVPVATLNASARATSFATTPTVDGGWTTKEGIRRDPSGTTTFLLNGLDFDATYEWQVAFVSNVGGIAGNWVAGKPFQTQPGPTLKNLAVSSITSTTAKLVWTCDAQVKGTFTVEHRAKGTNAWTVVKGLTAPELPLSGLSPVTEYEWRVSHVMADGSVSETASGPNFTTLASGSGSGLGGGGADGDAAASMLASTGDSTPITALATTVLLAFATLAACVVRRTSRRRS is encoded by the coding sequence ATGTCGCAATCCCGTATGTCCCCCCCCCTTCGCCATAGCGGATCTTTTCTTGCCGCTTTCTTGATCGCTCTTGCCTGCGCCTGTGCCTGTGCCGCAGCGCTCGTCGCGTTTGCGCCGGCCAAGGCGCTCGCGTACGACAGCTCTACGGCGACGGCGCACGATGCCCGGGCGGTGTCCGAGGGTAGCGCGCTGACGCGCGTGATTGTGACGCCCTCATTGGTGACTGTCACCGATCCTAACCTGCAGCCGATACTGACCGTCACGACGAATGTGCTGCCGGCCGATGAAATTGTGACGTACCAGTGGCAGTACTATTCCGAGCCTGATCTCTCTCTTCCTAGCGAATGGACGCCGCATGATGATGGGAACGGCAAAACCTTCACCCTTCCTGCGTTCCCCGAGTACGACGACTCGCGCTACCGCTGTGTCGTCACCGCTACGAGGAATGGCGACACGAAAACAATAATCAGCGCCGAAGTTCTGGTGACCCTCGCCCCCACGGCGCCGCACGATCTTTATGCGGACGGGATCGAAGAAAGTAAGGCGACGCTCCACTGGACTCAGGATACTCCGCCACCGCCCGTGATGGGTGACAACACCGCCTACGAGGTGGAATGGCGCCTCCAGGGCGGGAGCACGTGGGAAAAAGCGAATAGTGTAAAAGATGAAGCAGGAGCCTATGATGCTCGGTTCAGCGGCACCTCATTCTCGCTGAGCAATCTGAACGTATCCACCATCTATGAGTGGCGGGTGCGTGCTATGTCATCTGATGGCTCCGTGGCATCCGACTGGTCCGACATTTCGTTGTTCGTAACCTCAGCCCAGAGCGGTCTTAAGAAAGCCGTCGTGACGCCCATCCTTCTCCGCTACGACACCGAGGCGGGAGGGGATGCGACGTTCACAGTACAGACTGACGCACCGTCGAGTGAGACCTCGTCTCACCCCCTGACCTACCAGTGGCAATGGAAGCCCCAGGGTGAGGAGAACTGGCGCGGCGTGGCGGGCGATAGCAACTTCGCTGCCAACGATGCGGTGCTCACCGTTTACGAGTCGTTCGCCAGCACGAAAGTAGCCCATGGCTCAAGCTACCGGTGTATCGTGAGCACGGATAATGGGGAAGCAACGAGCTCGACGGCTGAGCTGATGCATTGTATGGCGGAGCCGGTTGACCTGGATACCTCTATCACTTCTGCAAACGCGGCGACGCTTTCGTGGACCGACACCAACGATTACGACGGCACTTACACACTACAATACCGCAAAGTTCCCGTTGCGACGTTGAACGCGTCCGCGCGTGCGACCAGCTTTGCGACAACCCCGACGGTCGATGGGGGTTGGACGACGAAAGAGGGCATTCGTCGCGACCCCTCGGGCACGACCACGTTTCTGCTTAATGGGCTCGACTTTGACGCAACCTACGAGTGGCAGGTGGCGTTTGTGTCGAACGTAGGCGGTATCGCAGGGAATTGGGTCGCGGGCAAACCATTTCAGACGCAGCCTGGTCCTACGCTCAAAAACCTTGCGGTAAGCAGCATCACCTCAACTACGGCTAAACTTGTCTGGACGTGCGATGCGCAGGTGAAGGGCACATTCACGGTGGAGCACCGCGCTAAGGGAACGAACGCGTGGACGGTTGTGAAGGGTTTGACCGCTCCCGAGCTGCCCCTGAGCGGGCTTTCGCCTGTTACCGAGTACGAATGGCGCGTATCGCATGTGATGGCCGATGGCTCGGTGTCCGAGACTGCGTCCGGACCCAACTTCACCACGTTGGCTTCCGGTTCAGGTAGCGGCTTAGGCGGTGGCGGCGCGGACGGCGATGCTGCGGCAAGCATGCTCGCTTCTACGGGTGACTCCACGCCCATAACGGCGCTCGCGACCACGGTGTTGCTGGCCTTCGCCACGCTTGCCGCCTGCGTCGTCCGCCGCACATCACGCCGCCGCAGCTAA